The genomic DNA ttctggTGCATATTAATTTTATAAGATGTCCtaattagattatttttttattttttaaatttacacCAAACTGAAGCACACATTTCTCAGTTTCTTTAAGAATTGTCTTATAAATTGGAACTATTTCTGGACAAGTGTGTTCAGATGACAAAGCCAAACCCACAATAAAGCATCAAGTGGACATTTTGGACACCTTTATGAAACAAACATTATTCAGCGTACCCACAGATTTCATCAAACTcaactttatactttttaaacGGAAAGTAAAATTGGAAATTATATAAAGATCTACTGATCGAtagttttactttattattaaataCTTGTATTGGATCGGAGTGTCTCCATATTTAATGTTGTTGAACTTCTTGCACATTTTCTCAAAAgaatttcaaacatttcaagagTTTTCCAGGATTTGCCTACAACCTGTCCAGTGTTTAATCTGTCCCAGTTGTAACACATGCTCTGTCACAAACAACACTAATGAGCTAACAAATCCCTGTGAGATTAGGATTTTGTTTAATTGTAatttgtttcaaaacaaaatactcaaaatgCGCTTTATTTAGTAATAGCGGCTTACGTGTACTGTGTGAATGgaatcagagacagaaagaggttTAAAGGACAGCAGGACTGAAGTAATGCTGAGTGAAGGGACTGATGGATGATATatttgtcctctcctctcttatttGTCCTGTCTGATGGACGACCCATTAGGACACTAAAGGCTGTGATGTGGCTGAAATCCTTTTAGTTTGAATCGTGATTCTACTGTACTCATACAGGgaaacatttacagaacaaaCAATATCACCCACAGTTTTATACGTTCATTGCAATTAACAAAATCAACATGGACCTTCTGAGGCAAGAGTTCTCTTTAACTGCCTGCATATATACAAGCCTCCATATTCCTGCTCAAAGTGTTCAAAGCACTTGGAGGGCTGGAGCCTCTGTTGAGCTCTGATTTACACCTAGAATCAATATGAAATGCATACATTAATCTTACATTAATAGGAAATATTTATTAAGTAtttagatatttgttttttcgCATGGCAGCTCCCCCTTGTGGAATAATAGaagaatgacaaataaagaaaaaaaacatttctaactgGGGTTACTGTAGGCCATACACTAATGTGATGGAGGAATATGGTTGACTCTTATAAATAGGAGCTAAGTCATACTGTTGGGTGGTTCTGTGtatcacattttataagcttatGATACAGTAAATTATCAAGATAACTTTATCTGTAAAGTAATTACAAGATAAAGCTTTCAAATAAATATGGTGgacaaaaaagaacaatatttgcCTTTGAAATATGGGGAAGTAAGTTGAAGtcctcaagtaaagtacaagttcCTCCAAATTGTACATTGGTACAGTATTTCAGTAAATGCTGAAGGATTACATACCATACATTTAAGTGTGGGATTATGTTTTCTTCAAATTAGATACAGCAAAATTCACAAGATAAAGAAAAGTTAGTAAGGGCAACTGTTGTAAGGAGAGATGATAATGAGGGAGATGACCTGCCTTTGCACCTTTTACCACCTGTTACAAGGCTTCATTATCGGGAGCATAGCTGGATTAACCTGCTCGGTGACCCAGGGGCCATATGGGGAAGGGGGAATATGCACCATATCAATTCTGACACAGGGTGCTGGGTTTGGATGCACTTTTTGAATAAATGAAGGGAGTGTTCAAGTGAAAACGGGGTGTTGGATCATCCCAGTTGGTACTCTTATATCCCCAAGTAAATTAGCAGTTAATCAAATAACCACAAACGAGCTGACACACAATGAATATGGGCCCTCAGGGTCCTCAGAAAGTCTGGATCAGTTTTGCCAGTTTTGAAGGAGTACTTATAAAATCAAAGACTTTAAGAGTGTACTGCAGTTATAATTCAATCTAAAATCAATgtacaaaagaaaggaaagatgagaagtttcatttcaaactttaCATAAAGCTTCCAACAACACTATGCTATAGTATAACAGTGGAAACAGCTATAATTCAGCAGatacataatgaaataattatatGAAATGCATGACAAAGCTTTGACATGAATTGTTGTCTTTTCAACAATTTttcaggagaggaaggaaaaaagtgtttgtttgtggagtCTGTCAGTTCAGAGTCTTTGAACACTGGGATTGTCCCCAGACTCCAGTAAAAGTGTGGAACCATATCTGATTATTgagtaatttatttatatactgaGAGTGAGGTTCGGACTCTTAACTGAAATCCACgcctcctcattcatttttgttaGCAATCTTTATTTATACAACATTTCCATCCTGGAGGAAGATGCTTCTTGTAAATGCCTCttagaggaaggaaggagtgtTAGGAATGACTTGACTCCTTGTAAGGAAATAAATGACACGAATAAAGAATCACCAGAGGCTCTTTGTGGGAGATCATCTAAATGTTACTCTGGTTCTGATGATTGTTTTTTATGTGGCTCCTGCTGTTTACCCAGGCTGCTCAGAAGGATGAACATAGTGAGACTTAGatattttatagatattttaCCTGTGATCACTGATAGAAAAACACTACTCCCTCTTCCCCGTCAGAGCATTCCATGAATTCTCATTTTAAGTATTTTGACCACAATCTTTGATCAACTTCCCCCTCTGAACTTAATCCACTCTGACATGATTGTCTTTTTAAATTGCCAAAACTTCCCAAGTAGACTAGAACTGGATGACTCATTTACAGATCTGCCTTTTGTAAACATGCTTCAGCTCACAGGTGATAAGAGGTCGTAAAAATGTACCGTCTGAGGCgttaattttaattttacactCCCTTTTAACGCTTGCTGAGTTATAACACCCAAGGCCGACTGTGTGAAGAAGAGGAATGAGTTTAGTGCTAGCAGGTGTAATTTGTTGTCCGTAAGGAATTCTTTTAAGGTGCTGTTTGAGAAATGACATAAGAGGTTCATTCTTGGgcttttgctctttttaacAATGCATATTAGGTGCTTCTCATTCTGACATCATGACATGTATAGGCTTGAAAGTTGTCCAAGTCTTCTGAAATTCAGGAGCTGTTGTAGCTGAAGGGTATCACTTTACAACAGTTTCCACCTGGTCTGAAGTAATGCATTTCTAGGGTGTGtcatttgcatttaatttgcagagaaacactgaatattcaTTTGATCTAAAAACAATGGAGATTAAGTCTGTGTAGAAATAGAGGTGAACCTTTGAGAAACTAcaacaaagaacatttttacCATTCCCATTTTTATCCGCAATGTTTTTATCAGTGggtccccattttgtttgtatcatgCATGCAAACTAATGTTAAACATACTTTTAGTGCCTCAAGATGATCAAATAAACTATACCAGTGGTTTCTGACCTGTGGGCTGAGActcacataaacataaaattaatttttctttttgctaatTTCTTGTGAAATTCTGGATATTTACACCTCTTTAGGCCTTCAAATGAAAGAATCTGAGAAGATTCGGGAGTTTCGAGAGAAGGTTCGTATTTTTACACAGTAGTGCTTTGAGGTAAATGTgaatgccagcatgctaacatgctcacagggacattgttaacatgctaaacaggtataatgtttaccatgttcaccatcttagtttagtgtgttacactaacattaacacaaagatagctgaggctgatgggtaaTAAACCAAACTATTaaacaaattacaattttgCCCTGATGGTGGCAGAAGATGAAAAGTTTAGGGATCATCaaagtttttacactttactcTGAGTAGGATATTAATGTCCGTACCAAATGTGGTGGATGGACCGACAGACCAGCAGTCCGACGTTGCTATGCCGTTAGCGTGGCTAAAAaggacaacaaacaacaaaaattgAAATGGCAGATTCCTTGTGACTAAGGAGTCACTTTTCATatactgttttgttgttttgataaaaTGCCGGTGACTGCTGCTACATACCACAAATATTTACCATAAATTACAGCTTAGTAATGGTGattatgttgttgctgtggtgatTGTTATCCCTATGTGACCCTGACGcatacaacatacaaaaaaGGAAAGGCATGATTGAGAAAAACAGTTAGGTTACTATGCAACATGCTTTTGCTGAACAGGTAAGACCACCTTTGAGTATTCTAGAAACTCTACTTCTCCTTGTTTTCAGTAgatcagtgtttgtttattttggtgctGAGTTTCTTACGTAATAACTTTTTGAGGAGAGAATGGCCCTAAGCCTCATGAATCAACAAAGACTACAAGAGGAGTGGAGTGTTTCAGGTTATTTGTTTTACTGCACAGGTAATGTCCTGTGAGAAGAGAAAAATCTCATTTTCATCCCAATATGACAGGAAAACATtaggaaatacatttaaaccCACACATTGTGATTCATTATGTTTCATTACAAATTGAAATGACAATCTTCAGTTCAGGACAGAAacctttaaaataataaaaataattcaaattacaGTATGAAGAATTTACATAATATAGGGGTAAGGCAGACTTACATCATGTCAAGGTCCGACTATAGTGCCGTTGGAAGTACGCGATGCAATATTTTGAGACTAAAAACAGATATTCATACGAACACGCTCTCAGAGCCAGAACCAGTGCTGGAGGCAGTGTGTTAAAATAATTTCTGGGTTTGACCTTTAGTttctgcagctattttgataatccattaaTGGTTTAAGTCGCTTTTCAAGCAGAAACGCCAAAACTTTGCTGCTaacagcttcttaaatgtgagtattttctgctctgctctgctttatatggttgtaaattgaatatgttGAGGTTTTGTACAATTGGATCTAACAAAACAATcatgacatttgaaaacatcactTTGATTTCGGAGACATTCAGATGCAtgtttcacaattttctgacattttattgacaaaacaattgtttgagaaaataaatgaaaataaagataacTGCACGGAGTGTCTGATCTTTACTTTAAGACTATGATGtgagcaaaatgtaaaatactggGAAGAAATATGTATGCCTAAAATATGTAATCCGTCACATGTAAATCACAGAGACAAAAGATCCTGTTCCTGTACAACTGATAGTGTCACCTACAGCAGTCTTTCCCAGCCTGGGGTCAGGAAACAAGAAGGGTcacaaggggtcacaagatagATCTAAGGGATTGCATGATTATTACTGGGATGGAAAACTGTAAGCTTTACCTTCCAGGACTGGAAGTCTGTGAGGGGGAAATCACTCCTTAGTTGAGCTGCAGACACTCATAGACATGCACCCTGTGATGAAAGGTTGCATGTAGTAACTGCTGTATTACACAAAGGGTCACAAGGTTAAAAGGCTGGGGACCACTGACCTACAGTATGTCAACCTACTCACtttgaaaatatcaataaagtaaaaaagaagaaggagctTCTGGATGGAACAGAATCTCCATGGGGGAGCTGCAAGATACCAGGGCAGCAGATCCCAATTTTTATTGATGTTCTCATATCATGTGCCAGATATTGAGTGGAGAAAATGTGGTAACCTGTGAATGATGGTCCGTCAGTGTGTTTTACCCTCATCATTGACCTTGGTATCCTCGTGCCTTCAGCCCCGGGCATCATGgggaaaacataataaaatatccCAATCTAAATTTTGAGCTCCATTTGAAATCACGCTCATGCCTCCTTTTCCAGTTAAGGAACATTACAACAATCAGACTCTTCTTCAGCTTAATGATTTAGAAAAAGTAATCCATGCTTTTATTGCACCACACCCTGACTACTGGCCTTGTTCACTCGCCTCAGGAAATCTTCTCTATCTCAGTTCCAACAGCCATTAAGCTTAGATCAGACATGACACCAGTTTTAGCAGCTCTCCACTGACTCTGTTACAGGACTGATTGACTTTTGACATACAGAGCATTACATGGTCAGGCCCCTCTATACTTAAAGGAGTTGTTGTGCCCTCTGACCACTGGGAGGAGGCTCGCATCTCAAGTGACAATGCTTTTGCTCTCGTTTCTCCTCGAAACAGTCTgttgacacatttgttttctctggcaTTCACTTTAATTTTTACACATTGCATTTTGTGGGTTGGACACTTCattgtcttctctcttttttgttatCTCCCTCTTTCCGCGTTTCTTCTTCCCGTAAAGCCCTTTGTAACTTCTGTTTAGAAGAGTCCTACATAAATAAAGTCTGCTTGCTTATTTCTCCAGTAGTTacccaaaaaaaatcagtgtgaAATCACAGTGAGgtgaaacaaaagaagaacCTGTGTGTAGGATGTCAAGGCCTCAGGGAAAAGCACTGAAAATTATGCAGATAGATTTGTTTTATACTGTCCCAACATCTAAGGTCAGAATTTGCTTTTTGTGACTTTCACTACACCGTCGCAGTCATTTACAGGAGACACCGTAGGAAAATGCATTCCTACTGAGTTGCCACAGAAAGGCAGATAAGGAGGGCTTGGAAGCGGCAGCAGTGTGGATGTATATGATTGTGTCAGGCTGTTATGATAGGTACATGCATCAAATATTCATGACCTTGTGCGTGATGCATACCGTATGTAAGCAAGTTTTGGTCTGATTCCTGCTCAGTGCAGTCAGAGGACAGCATACATCAACCTGTAGGCCAGATCCAACACATGAATACAAAACAGATGAACCACTCTCCCTTTCTTTGGCTTGATTTCAAACTACAGAAGACAATCAGTGTCAAGGTATAACACACTCAACTGGAGGTCTCGCTCTGAGATTTGGGATTTAAGTTTGGATCTTGCACAGAAAAACTTCAGGTTTCAGAAGGAAAAATCCCAGATGTCAGTCCAAAATGGTTTATTTTGTAAAGGGGGCAGTTGTAGGAGATGAGAAAACATGGTGCGCTACTAAATGATATATTCAAATGTACATGACATTCAAAAGGGTATTACAGTTATCACTCAAATTTTCCACACATGAAGGTAAGTCTTCATTCCAGATGTCCAAATTGAAATGGATAAaaagtttttatattttcaaaataaaaaaatgtatcaacaCAATAAACCCTTgatgctgaaaagaaaaaaaaagaaataacagttACATGCAGAATGTAGACTGATGAGTTACTTTTTTTGATTTggaaaaaatcattaaaaaaaaaacacacaaggtgAATGACTAACACATCTTATTAATTTAGAAACAAATTTCAAATGAATCCTTCTGCTCTTTTGTCCTCACATCATTGACTCACATTAGCAGAAACTGCATTGTTTCAGACTTTTATTCAGTATAATATAGGTCAATAGGAAATATAAGAAACTGCTATTAATGACAACTTGAGTGGTCTTGGCTAGCCATTACAAACAGCACATATGTGGTGAGATGCCTCATGAAAATGACGAtccaaaataaattacatttgccAAAACCTAACGCACGAACTGGTTGGGATGGGGGGGTAGGAGGAGGTTTGAACTCAATGAAGGAACAACTGACTGATGACTAGTCAAATACACTGTGAATGAAGCTCCTCTGGATGTGTGGCGTCCAGAGGTACGACTGTAGAGTGAGTAAAAAGGTCCCAAAGTAGAAACTGCAGTCTTAACATGTGCCATACTTTAAAATGTAGAGGAAAACACCCTTACACTCATCAATATGATGAGCAGAAAAGTCCCAAACCAAAGCTTTGAAGTCTTTATTTTTGCTATCggggagaggaaaaaatactcgaaaacaaaaataaaacacaaaacaggagagggagggaagaaacgACTCCAGATATTACGCTGAATGCAGAGAAGATGAACTGCACGAGTTGGGTGAGACACTCCGGCACAAGGGGTTATTTCCTGGAGCTAGACTTCTAATATCCAAAAGTACTGGTCTGGAGGACCCATGTTGGTCAAGGGGTGTCCATGGAGATGCCTACAGCAAAATGCCTCAACAGCAGCATCTTAGCAGGCTGTCCAAGAGTGACGCTATGTGCTTCCTGCTGCCtggctctctcctccctctgaattACCTGCAGGAAGGGAGTGACAACAGGTTGACAAGagttttatatatatctatcaCAAAATAAACTGCTGCTGTGGTACCAACAAGGAAAAGGCAGCTAAAGCAGCAATAAATCCACAAACACTCCAAACCATGACATTAATTTGGTTTAAGATTAAGTAAACCAGGGAAtattgagacacacacacaaacaatgaaaatCACTGACTCGTAGCAGGAGTGGAGGCTGAAGCTGAGGCAGAGGCATTGTCTTCCTCGTCGCTGTCGTCCTCGTTGGACTGCGGTACCTCGGCCTCAGGGATGGTTGTTGTTGGGGTCTCAGGCTCCTGCTCCACCCTGCTCTTCAGGGCTAAGATACGGTGATGTAACGCTGCAGCCAGCTGACCTACGTCCTTAGAGCTACCCTGAagagaagagacacagagggagagaccaCTCAGTCACAttggaaaaaaaaccaaaaaaaaaaccaacattcATACTCTTACATGACACTGTTGGCATAAACATGTGATCAGTGCTCCAACTCAAAGCTCCATgtaatgtttcacattaaaagctttcctgAAAAGAGGGATTATTCCCTTTGAGCCACAGGAAGGCTTTTGATGTGAAACATCTGGGCAGGAAGTTTTAAATTTCATTAACAGTAGCTTCGCTCCAACTGAAATTAATAAGTGAATGAGAGCCCTCTGTTAAAAACAAAGGGTTGAGTACTGCATGACTATGCCGTTGTACAGATGGAtttagtgctgtggaaatgtacattatccTGAATTTATCAACACAACTGGTAGATATGGAGGAAGTGTTAAGTTTGCATAAACCAAAAGAGAATCAGGCAAATTAAAACTGgaacagatcagaaaacagtgatgCTTCTTACTAAAATATAAAAGGCTAAAATTCTCAATATAGGCATGGTGGTATAATGttcagttcattttatttttcttatacaATATGTAAATTGTCTATATCATGAAAATTGAGTAAGTACAAGGATGTAACTCCTTGTACTCAggatggctggctggctggctctGGCTATCTTGTAGTGAATCTAACCATCACCTCTATAAGAGTGATCAACTGGAAAAAGACTGCGCACTGATCTGAGCTCGCTGTGCTTTTGATGAGACATTATCTCACAAGGTCACTTCTTATTGCTGGTGAGCTGAATCCAACTAGCCAGCTGCCGGCACATATCAGGCTGATGATGTCTTGTCAAGAAGCACTAACAGAGGAGGCAGGTGAATTATGAGATTGCTTTCagtttctgtcttgtttgtgctgaaactgaaatatcaaaGCAGATGTCCGTCCTCTACTTAATTGAAGCATCTGGTAGTGACATTCTATAGCAATAAACAATAGCCCATATTTGGGTTATAGTCTTTTTGCATTTGTGCAGGGAAAAAGAAGATCACTATCTTCCCCAagcttgaaaaaaaacccaaacaaactgcacagcCTTAGTATAGTGTTTGGTGATACATACCGATATTAGGAAGACCTTGACCCCCTGGTCCTCTGTGTCCATGGCAGTGATTCGTACACTCTTCTCGCTGGCCTTGTCCACCTGCATCTGGGGCCAAAGTTTAGTGTTGAGGATCAACCGGAGGCTGCCCTGGGTCCTCATCACTGGAAGggtttaaacacaaacaacagaaatgaaCTAAAGGCCCAAGCAGCCGCTTGATTTGTTGTCTATGGTTCTATCTGGCTCCGAGTCCTTGTTatgataaaacagataaaataaatagtAGTAATAAGTTAACTATAGGCCTATAGCCGCAGCAAGTGTCCTTTCCAAGGTGACTAAGGATGTTATGTTTGCCAAGATTTTATAGTATTATATGTTCAACAGCATACATAGTGATAAGAAATGTTATCTATTATGAATCTATGGTCTGAAATTATCATTAcaaaaatcctttaaaaagCCAAAAATTTTCAGGAAAGCTTTGACTTCtattcttacatttttctttctttgatgaCAAACACCTCTTACTCCACATTCCATCatcatatatacatgtacagtcCACACAAGTGTGTAGCACAGGAATGGGCTCCCCCTTGTGTTTAAAGTCAGGTACTGTATTAATAATGGTGATGAAAACCACTAACTAAAAACCATTtgtattgggttttttttactgagATAAGCGTTATCTCTAATCATCCCATATCTATCTGGCACAAACGTTcaactcacaaacaaacacaagcattcATCTTTTCAATCAAACCATGCACTGATAACAGAGCCATAAAAATCTGACTGTGCACATTCCGAACAGCAAGTTGTTTACTTTCTTCATCCCCAAGAAGTTTATGCAGGTGTGTTTACCTAGACGGGACTGTAGCGTGCCGTCGTCTGTTGATGCCATATCATTGAGCCTCAGCAAACCTCGACCTCTCTCTATCCACGACTGAGCAGTTTTCTCAAAAACATATAACTTGCACTGCATCTGAAGTAAGAGAGTGACAACAAACAAGGTGTATTGCTTTCTGCCACATTTATTTACTGCATGAGTTGAATCAAGAGAGCCTGCCTCCTACCTGTAAAACATTGCTTTCTGATTCCTCTCCAGTTTTGACATCAACTTTCTCTAAGATGCACTTCTTGGCTGTGGCTTTGGTGTAAGCTGCTGCAGACTCCTCCAAAGACTCTGACACGCTGTTCACTGGTGAGATAAAATACAGTGGTGAGAAATCTGCCCATAGCTGGAGTTAACATTTGGTTCCTGAGATAtctattaaattaattaaagaGAGAGTCTCCTGTCACTCTCATAACGTTCTTgcagtgacacaaaaacatcattctCTCAAATTTTGGGACATGCCAGTGCTGAAAGGTGATCATGACGGACCAAGGCTGGCACACCGTCACCTAACACAGGAGCTGTACTGGCAGCAGATCATTTGCAGAGAGGAGCCACATCAGCTCTAAGCCCACATTAATGAACGGCTGTCCCCAAAACAGATATAAAATGCTATATTTCTTTTCACTATCAATGAACAAAGATGACTGAAACATActgtcaaatacaaaaatgtatgtgCAGCAATAGCTCACTAGGTGATGTAGCCTTTCATGTTTAGCCCACAAAATACTACTCCAATCAAAATCTGTATATAGCCTCCATTGTTACATGCAACATATTCATCAGTCATGCAGTATACCGTCTTACATTTGCAATGTATCATTTCCCCTTGAAACAAGCAATGATATTTTCTAGTGATGTGAATTAATTTCACTTCACACTTGGCacagatgtgaaaaaaaaaatcctgtttaGCAGTTATTTGTATTCGCTGTGAATAAACATTGAATCTGATGGTAATGGAAAAGGGCAGATAAATACCCTCTTTTGTGTCAAAATGTATGGGTATATATGCAAAACTTTGTGCTGGCGAGTGTAACTAAATAAGTTACTGCTAGTCATTGTGCTATCAAATTGAAAGGGTGATTGTCTATACAGAAAAAAACTTAATGTTTAAGGAAATGCGTAGGACCACTAGTGATACAAAATCTGCATCTCAAATTACAGATGTAGGTTTTCATTACATCCACAGCTCTTTAGGGAGTGGTAATAAAACACTAGCTGCTAGCAACTACATCTGATGCTGATTTTAAAAGACTTAACTTGTAAAATAGATGAAGACATATTTCACTATTTAAACTGCTTATTTAACTGTCAGGTcttgtgtttgtcatttgtgGTCATCACTGGAGTATTACCAAGTGTCTCTCTTTAAACTATTAATAGTCAAACCAAACATCAAACACATATTCAATAATCAGTAGGGTGGTGTTTTCACCCTTCTCTGGGGTGGTCTCCTGTGATGAAGGCTCTGAAGCAGGGGCTGCTGAAActtctttattttcctcatttgaGGACTCGCCCTTCGGGGgactctgaaaacacaacaaaggtgATCATTAGAACTTGTTCATGAGTTTTCCAATAAGGCAGACAGCAGACTCACTATTCAACAGGCTACATCAACTCACCAGAACTCGTTCAGACATATTCTGCCCAAAAACAAATTTTGCCCCACTGTCTGTACTGTTTGTGGCATTTTTTGAACTGAAAGGacgggaaagaaaaagaaacattagtGAGCTGATGGAAGTTAATCATGAATGAAGATGAGTTGCTAAAAATACTCGAAGGAGGACACAATTTCATTACCTTGGGGTAGAGATGTACTGTAAGAAATAATTAGTGCCCTCTGCTTGAGAGTCCAGTGGCACACCATCCTTTGACTTGCCTTCTGTACTGTTCTCTTCCAactagagaaaataaatgtgttaaatattaTGACGTTTTTACAAACTTTTACAAATCCACATTGATGAAAATACTGACTAACATGCCATTTTCAAACTGTCAAAATATTGCTGCCACCATCAGTTTCAGATTGACCACAAAATGATATTGGACATTGTACAAAATAccacatatacaaatacaaatgcaccTCTTATCAGTAAATGAGTCACAAAACACTAAAGGAAGTTCTCTTAGCAAGGGAACTAAGACCAACTCAAATGTGTTAAAGCCTgcctgccacaacaacaacggTTTTTGCTTGTCACACGTTCTTGCCTCAAGTTTGCATGCTCACTATATGACAGTAGCAGGTGTAAAACGAGTGGAAAACAACCCACCTTTGCTCTGTCTTTGATATTCTGACCAAACACAAAAGATATTGCTACATCcgtctccttcttctctctttcgtCTCCGTCATTGTTACCACTTGCTCCATCTTcctcattttcatgtttctgaaATGGGAACAAAAAAGCCCCAGGGTCAACTTTATATTTGACTGTCTTTTCCTATATAGTGCCAGTTGTACAACAATCCTTCCAACACTGCTCTGAGCAGAATAAAAGCAAATTTTACTAACAAATCTCACTTTCAATAAAGTGATTATTTATATCTAACATTTAGATGTAACATAAGAATCAATATACTTCCTCATTACAAAAGGAGCACGAAAATAACCACACATCTTTATCTCTGCTGTAAATAACCTTCAGTGTTATGCTTTCCCTGACTTTCTGATGCCTTAGACAAAGCCTGTACTGAActgactgtcagtgtttttcaatACCAAGTCCTTGATTATAACAGGAAGAGATTTAGCCAGTCCTCACCTGTGACTTGGTCGGGGTGGCTGAGTGCTCTGTGTTGTTCAGGAAGAGGGACTGGGTCACAGGTGCCCCATCTGATGACTTTTTCACACCGTTTGTTCCACAACTGGAATCTAGatgaacagacagaaaggacaaagataatttactgtttttttttttttttgtctcaaagGAAATTTAGCTTGTAAGGCACATGCAGAAAACAT from Enoplosus armatus isolate fEnoArm2 chromosome 14, fEnoArm2.hap1, whole genome shotgun sequence includes the following:
- the ranbp3b gene encoding ran-binding protein 3b isoform X1, giving the protein MTSLHLLLTDKPAIAPPVFVFQKDKAQKRSAEGSSAEDGEDSDKDEGSYCPPVKRERTSSFPPPHSVPKNNVFMPSSFCQSPTGNSDSEPEEKPVGFRLKPPTLIHGQAPSSGVPSQKPKEQQRSVLRPAVLQAPPSKSHIESNSSCGTNGVKKSSDGAPVTQSLFLNNTEHSATPTKSQKHENEEDGASGNNDGDEREKKETDVAISFVFGQNIKDRAKLEENSTEGKSKDGVPLDSQAEGTNYFLQYISTPSSKNATNSTDSGAKFVFGQNMSERVLSPPKGESSNEENKEVSAAPASEPSSQETTPEKVNSVSESLEESAAAYTKATAKKCILEKVDVKTGEESESNVLQMQCKLYVFEKTAQSWIERGRGLLRLNDMASTDDGTLQSRLVMRTQGSLRLILNTKLWPQMQVDKASEKSVRITAMDTEDQGVKVFLISGSSKDVGQLAAALHHRILALKSRVEQEPETPTTTIPEAEVPQSNEDDSDEEDNASASASASTPATSNSEGGESQAAGST